GAATCACCCGGAGACACCACCAAGAAGAAAATAGTGTCTCTGGATCTGCGGAAAGGTGACTCTCCACGCCATCTGGAGAATGGCTATGAGTTTCATCCAGAAAACCTGAGCCTGAGGATCCTGAAAAGCAGGAAGGAGGACGAGGGCTGGTACTTTATGAGCCTGGAGGAAAACATTTCAGTCCAGCACTTTTGCCTGCAGCTGAAGCTCTATGGTAATGACAGCGGCTTCCCCAGTCCCCACTGGAGGGACGAGATAGTTCCTTGCCTAGGAATTTAGGCCTCTCTCAGAAGCAAAGGGTATTCAGAGTTGGAAGCAACTTGAAAGACATCTCAGTCCAGGGGCAAACCGTCCTTCAGGAAGAAGTTTTAGAAGTTCACAAATCTTTTTTTCATCCAAATTGCACGTTAGTGATAGCTGATTAGCACAAGTTACCTTTAACCCCATTTTCTTGGGGCTCCAGGCCCTCTTGCCTACAGCCCCTCTGCCTGTTGACAAGAGGGCCTGGAGCCCCAAGAGTCTCAATTtacaaataagattttatttgaaaaaaggtgtttttttaattaaaaaaattttgaataccACTGATCAAGCTCAATCTCACTTTcatagatgaggacactgaaatCTAGAGATAAGTGGTTTGCACGTTCCCACTCACATCTGCGTAGGTGGGTTCGCTGCAGTAGGAGTCCTGGGAGAAGGAGGGCTGAAATTCAGCCCACACATCACTCACCAAGCCCCGCATCCTGACAGAGGATTGCATCTACCTGGTGGAAGAggcatatttttctcatttaaacaaATGCTCTGATTATAAAATTGCTTAGTTGCAGAACTTAAACTAGAACGTAGGTCCACCTAAATCTAAGGCCAGTGCATTTTTGAGCCGCTTTAACTGCCAGCCCCTCTTGAACACACCCAGAGTTTGTCTCTTAAGTCCCAAGGCTCCCTTGAATTCCCAGGGATCCTGGCAGCCATGTGGGCTACCCTGCTTCTTCAACAGTGAGTTTCTTATCTCTGAGGATGGGACAGGAGCCCCAAACAGccaacatttctttaaaatcctcAGGTACCGACAAGAGAGACAGAAAtaccctccctgcccttcccctggcCCTAGCATTCCCTTCCCTCAAAACGGTGTATGCAGAATTCCCACAGCCCTCCACCAGGTATCAGGGTGTCCTGATCATTCCAATAGTGTTCCCGGGGCAAGGCTGCCATGAGCACAAAGATTACACATGCATTTTCTAGAACAGTTCACTGCCTTTGTCACATCTTGTCTTTTATGATCAAATTCTTACCTTAGAAAATATGGTTCCTGCAACCATGGTGTTCTTCTCAAGTCAAAGAAAGAGTCTGGATCTTGGAGTCAGAAAGACGTAGTTTCAGATCTCAGTTTGGCTCTTAGAAGCTGAGTGGCATTATGTAAGACACTctacctctctgggtctcagtttcctcatttataaaatgggaataattataacTAGGTTCATAATTGTTGAGAAAgttgttgaaaagattaaaaaatattacaaatgtgaAATTCTAGCATTATGCCTGTCCTATAGTATGTGCTGAAGAAATAAGACTTTCCCTTTTACTCTGTCTATTTCACAGCATTAGAGTGAGATAAGTTGGTGAGGCCTGTGGCTATCCCAATTTCAGACACCCTAAAGCACTTgctataacacacacacacacacacacacacacagagtatagATGAAATCTCACCAGTAAAAAGTCATTCTTTTCGATCTGGAAGGTAATAATTTAGCCAAGAACAGTTAAAACCCATGGGGGAGTTAGCTGACAGCAAACTCCACAGGTAGAATACAGGAGAGCAACCTAGATGAGGAACAACAGAAAGGCAAGGGGAGCCCTAACAGTACTGGTTGGGGGGAACTAAAagacaattttttcttctctattttatctCAAGGTGATCCTGGAAAGAAGTATGGGGGAGGGGCATATGAGAGAGGGATGGTGCGAAGCAGTAGGTCCCCACAGAAATAAATCACACTACAGATCCACGGGGTTGGGGCGGGGGGAAAGATGCTATTAGGTTGCATTTTCTTCTAACAAGAAGGTTAAGGCAGCATTCCAGAGGATTCATTTCAGTGATGGctgccttcctcctcctcctgacaGAGCAGGTCTCCACTCCGGAAATTAAGGTGTTGAATTCCAGCCAGGAGAACGGGAACTGTAGCCTGATGCTGGCCTGCATGGTGGAGAAGGGGGACCATGTAGCTTACAACTGGAGTGAGGAGGCGGGCGCCCCCCTGCTGAGCCCCACCAAGAACTCCCACCTCCTGTATCTCACCCTTGGCCCTCAGGATGCCAACAACATCTACGTCTGCACCGTGAGCAACCCCATCAGCAATGGCTCTCAGACCTTCATCCCGTGGTCCAGATGCAGCCTCGGTTCCTCAGGTGAGTGCCCTTGTGGCGGCTAGTGTGCCACATTAACGATATGGGCTCAGTCCCCACCTGGACCAATTGCTCTTCTTCCATAGCCATGGTCTTCACCTTGGGAACaacactttatattttctctatagTTTGTAAAAGCCTCCCATGTGCATTCAGTGCGTGGTTACTGTTCATAATGACCAGGGTGGCATTATGCTCAGTTCAGAGTTGAGGAAACCAATGAGAAACGATGGAGCCAGACCCAGAGCCCAGGTCTCAAGTTATgatccttcctctcccctcctgccgTGGCACCAACCTGAAAGGCTGGCCGGGTGAGGGAGTGCAGGTGGCAGGTTCTGACTCCCAAGTCCATACTCTACCAATGGTGGGGTGGTTCTACACCATCAATAAGAATTTAtcaatctatttatctatttatcaatTTATCAATCACCTATGCTGTAGAAAATTGGGAATAGATATAACATGCTGCTCTCCGTCAACATGTTATAAGGATAAGACATGAAACATGTGCTCAATAATGAAAAGCAGGGTGTAATAAAGGGCCACATTTCATGAAATGTACTGTGAATCCCATAGCAGGTCAGAGGGCCAGGGGAGTCAGTTCTCTGACTAAGACCTAGACTGTGAAGTCTGGGAAAATGATAAGTCATAGAGCACTTTATTATTGGCAAAGCGCTTTCAACTGTATGATCTCTTTTGATCCTCACAATGGTCTTATCAGATAAATGTCATCATCTTCATTTCACAAATTAGGAAGTTTAAGCTCATAGCATGTAAGTACCCTCCTCAAGTTTCTTCAGCTTATAGATGGTAGAGTTAGCACCTAAACCTAGATCTTCTGACTGATCTTTCTCTGGAAAGATAAAGCATCGTTATTCTGTTATCAAAAGGAACAAAGGGCTGATTAAGTAAGCTCAACTAACCACTTGAGATTGGAAACAGGATAGACCACTGAGCCTTTTCATTAATCGATCTTGTGTCCATGCCTCAGGTAGGCTCAGGGACAAAAGAACCAGGGTGCTGGCCCTGCAAGGTATTACCTGTGCTCTGACATTCTTCCCTCTGCAACCACTGGGGGGAAACAAGAGTCATTCCAAGGGGACTCCTGCCCACAGTAGACTTGGTGTATATGTGGAGGGCTTTTCCAGATGACCAAGGATCCAGGGACAGGGGAATGCAGCCAGGTCATGCCCTTCAGCATAGCATGTCCAGTCAGCAACTCCCCTGAGGTATTCCAGAGGGACTGCTGGGAAAATCTACCTGCTCTCTTCATCTGAGAGCTCATTGGTGAGCCTAACCAACTGCCTGTTTCCTCCCCCAGCCATTCATGGCAGAGTTGGCCACCTGTCCACCCACTCAGTGTGTCTGTCTGCTTGCCCACCTTGCACACAAGCCACATTCACAGGCTCCTCCCCCAGTTCAGAcctctctctctgcccacagCTATTCAGAATGTGCCGGTGGGATCAAGAAAGCAGTCTTGCATGAGTGCGGAGTTTAAAGAATGTGGCCCCAGTTGTCCTAGATCCAATATTACCCTTTTTACTCACAAGGATAAGCCATTTAACCTGTCTAAGACTTAGATTCTTCATCTAAAATACTAATGGCTGAAAGGTCTTAattgtttactatgtgtcagtatgtggcatctcatttaatcctcccagcaaccAAATAGTATTAGTATccccaccttacagatgaggaaacaaagataTGGAAAGGTCACACACAGAGCAAGGGGCAGAGCTGAGTTGTCTGATTCTGAAATCCTCATAGGTACTAGTGGAACAGATAATACACTTTTTAAATGCCttataaatcataataaaaatgtgtgtatttccCTCAAGGCTGAGGACGTAGTAGCCCTTACCCCTGCACAGCCTTCTCTGGTCATAGCAACCCTCTTAGAGTAAAGACAGGGCACCAAATGTTTTACCCTGACCCACCTCAGAAAAGAGGAATAATTCTCTTCATGCTCCTCAATATAGTTTAATGAGAATTTAATCAATGTTTTCCAAAGTCTTGGCCATAAAGCTTCGCCTAGGGGCACTTAGCTCAGGACATTCGTAAGAAACATATAGggactccctggtggcgcagtggttaagaatctgcctgctaaagCAGGTgatacgggttcaagctctggtctgggaagatcccacatgctgcggagcaaataagcccatgcactacaactactgagcctgtgctctagagcccgtgagccacaactactgagcccatgtgccacaactactgaagcccacgcacctagagcccgtgctctgcaacaagagaagccaccaaaatgagaagccagcgcaccgcaatgaagagttgccccttgctgcaactagagaaagtccgtgcacagcaatgaagacccaacgcagccaaaagtaaataatataaataaaaataaattcataaaaaaaaaagatacaaaacaaCCAAAATCCCAACTTCCACTTCTGAGGTGTcaagcaaaagcagggtactgcacatgATCCCTGCACAAAGCACCACCAAGGAGGTgtgcagaccacctaagccactcCTCTGGCTTGACCCAAGGgtccacccctaccctcaccccatttaagggaccagctCACCCCCACTCaggagcgagcaagggaacctgcTACTTGCTTTCACTCCCTTGTGCCACAACACaagt
The genomic region above belongs to Phocoena sinus isolate mPhoSin1 chromosome 1, mPhoSin1.pri, whole genome shotgun sequence and contains:
- the LOC116759356 gene encoding signaling lymphocytic activation molecule-like — protein: MGLNSELDFSISVLACLLASLALAFQVLLTAAARKALEVTGEGSTNCPVMILGRLGSSVLLPPTSDGISKSMNKSIHILVTMAESPGDTTKKKIVSLDLRKGDSPRHLENGYEFHPENLSLRILKSRKEDEGWYFMSLEENISVQHFCLQLKLYEQVSTPEIKVLNSSQENGNCSLMLACMVEKGDHVAYNWSEEAGAPLLSPTKNSHLLYLTLGPQDANNIYVCTVSNPISNGSQTFIPWSRCSLGSSGECPCGG